A DNA window from Paraclostridium bifermentans contains the following coding sequences:
- a CDS encoding NUMOD1 domain protein produces the protein MFKKLLNFIKVTKEEKTSTEEVEIKDKVEEENTTDFDVQTIDENKDVDINLNSKELENNIIKDVIEMKNEKVEDIQLEDQVVVKKQINCEDNINITKEENGTVEISEEEKQYVKSIKIQREKRIKAIDVYTNDEIIFESYKECSKSLSVPIQYIKENLEYGYTDFFGEAVNFLSKKLKLDVSNKSMGDKNIVEIFNFLHNELWNPDMDEEKREEILCSEKIEPVHMHYKFEIMDDEYDDYYKKYGKIIRRGGKKKIELVDKKNEVIDVFRSLDDCADFFGKNKSEITERLKCGECKIGRYQIRYSLRR, from the coding sequence TTGTTCAAGAAATTATTAAATTTTATAAAAGTTACTAAAGAAGAAAAAACATCTACAGAAGAAGTTGAAATTAAAGATAAAGTAGAAGAAGAAAACACTACTGATTTTGATGTCCAAACTATAGATGAAAACAAAGATGTAGATATAAATTTAAATAGTAAAGAATTAGAAAATAATATAATTAAAGATGTAATTGAAATGAAAAATGAAAAAGTTGAGGATATACAATTAGAGGATCAAGTTGTTGTAAAAAAACAAATAAACTGTGAAGATAATATAAATATAACTAAAGAAGAAAATGGTACAGTAGAAATTTCAGAAGAAGAAAAACAATATGTAAAATCAATAAAAATACAAAGAGAAAAAAGAATAAAAGCTATAGATGTTTACACAAATGATGAGATCATATTTGAAAGCTATAAAGAGTGTAGTAAATCATTAAGTGTTCCAATTCAATATATAAAAGAAAACTTAGAATATGGATATACTGATTTTTTTGGAGAAGCTGTAAACTTTTTAAGTAAAAAACTTAAATTAGATGTAAGTAATAAATCTATGGGAGATAAAAATATAGTTGAAATATTTAATTTTTTACATAATGAATTATGGAATCCTGATATGGATGAAGAAAAAAGAGAAGAAATTCTATGTAGCGAAAAAATAGAGCCAGTGCATATGCACTATAAATTTGAAATCATGGATGATGAATATGATGATTACTATAAGAAGTATGGTAAAATAATTCGTCGTGGTGGTAAGAAAAAAATTGAACTTGTAGATAAAAAAAATGAAGTCATAGACGTGTTTAGATCATTAGATGATTGTGCGGATTTTTTTGGTAAGAACAAAAGTGAAATAACCGAACGATTAAAGTGTGGTGAATGTAAAATTGGTAGATATCAAATAAGGTACAGCCTGAGACGATAG
- a CDS encoding alanine/glycine:cation symporter family protein, whose amino-acid sequence MESIINSINNILWSNALIALCLGTGLYFSLRTRFLQVRHLNEMVVLLAKGEKSDKGISSFQALCTSLAGRIGTGNIAGVATAIAMGGPGALFWMWAIAFLGAGSAFVESTLAQIYKEEDNGEYRGGPAYYIEKGMGVKWYAVLFAVATLIAMGIFLPGVQSNSISAGIENAFGISKSISGLGIIILLGLIIFGGIKRISSSAELIVPFMGLAYILMALVIIAVNIEKLPEVITLIFKSAFGAEQAFAGILGSTIAWGVKRGVYSNEAGQGTGPQAAAAAEVSHPAKQGFVQAFSVYVDTLFVCSATGFMLLMTGKYNVYNASNQFIVQNLPGVEVGPAFTQSAVDTLIPGFGSAFVAVALFFFAFTTLMAYYYISEVNLAYLAKRILNNNEKTKKVLINILKVVILASTYYGCVKTSTLAWTLGDIGVGVMAWINIIAILIIAKPALIALKDYEEQKKLGIPREKIDFNPIKLGIKNATFWEERLNNKK is encoded by the coding sequence ATGGAAAGTATAATAAATTCCATCAATAACATTTTATGGAGTAATGCACTTATTGCATTATGCTTAGGAACAGGATTATATTTCTCGTTAAGAACAAGATTCTTACAGGTTAGACACTTAAATGAGATGGTAGTACTTTTGGCAAAAGGCGAAAAATCGGATAAAGGTATATCATCATTTCAAGCGCTTTGCACATCATTGGCAGGAAGGATAGGTACTGGTAATATAGCAGGAGTTGCTACAGCTATTGCTATGGGAGGGCCAGGAGCTTTATTTTGGATGTGGGCCATTGCATTTCTAGGAGCTGGATCAGCTTTTGTTGAATCTACATTAGCTCAGATTTACAAAGAAGAAGACAATGGTGAGTATAGAGGAGGACCTGCATACTACATCGAAAAAGGTATGGGAGTTAAATGGTATGCTGTATTATTTGCAGTAGCAACGCTAATTGCTATGGGAATTTTTCTTCCAGGAGTACAATCAAATTCAATTTCAGCGGGAATAGAAAATGCATTTGGAATAAGTAAGTCTATATCTGGATTAGGAATTATAATACTGCTTGGATTAATTATATTTGGTGGAATAAAAAGAATTAGCTCTTCAGCAGAACTTATTGTACCATTTATGGGGTTAGCATATATATTAATGGCACTGGTTATTATAGCTGTAAATATTGAAAAATTGCCAGAAGTTATAACTTTAATATTTAAATCAGCATTTGGAGCAGAGCAGGCATTTGCAGGTATTTTAGGTTCTACTATAGCTTGGGGAGTAAAACGTGGGGTGTACTCTAATGAAGCTGGGCAAGGTACAGGGCCACAAGCAGCTGCAGCTGCAGAAGTATCTCATCCTGCTAAACAAGGGTTTGTTCAAGCATTTTCTGTATATGTAGATACATTATTTGTTTGTTCAGCTACTGGATTTATGTTATTAATGACAGGTAAATATAATGTATATAATGCAAGCAATCAATTTATTGTTCAAAATTTACCTGGGGTTGAAGTTGGGCCTGCCTTTACACAAAGTGCAGTAGATACATTGATACCTGGATTTGGATCAGCATTTGTTGCTGTAGCTCTTTTCTTCTTTGCATTTACAACACTTATGGCATATTATTATATTTCAGAAGTTAACTTAGCTTATTTAGCAAAGAGAATATTAAACAATAACGAAAAAACTAAAAAGGTATTAATAAATATATTAAAAGTAGTTATACTAGCATCAACATATTATGGATGTGTTAAAACATCTACATTAGCTTGGACTTTAGGTGATATAGGTGTAGGTGTTATGGCTTGGATAAATATAATAGCTATATTAATAATTGCAAAACCAGCACTTATAGCACTAAAAGATTATGAAGAGCAAAAGAAGCTTGGAATACCTAGAGAAAAAATTGACTTTAATCCAATTAAACTTGGTATAAAAAATGCAACTTTCTGGGAGGAAAGATTAAATAATAAAAAATAA
- the aspD gene encoding aspartate 4-decarboxylase gives MRRYNFKEINDVYGKISPFEFKDKLIKLAKFRAMESGRRVLDAGRGNPNWTAATPREAFFTFGQFAVNETRRTWNEGDLAGMPKKEGIATRFYQYIYDNLNMPGANLAKDIVDYGIEEFDFDPDSWVFELADAIIGDNYPSPDRILVHIEQIVTKYLIKEMKYDTKKGGPLSIFAVEGATAAMCYIFDSLMANELLRKGDKIAIMTPIFTPYLEIPHLPRYNFDVVFINADEIDENNNHTWQYSKKELEKLYDKSIKALFLVNPNNPASIALDENSCNNLVDVVTNHHPNLMIISDDVYGTFVPGFKSLMASLPYNTIGAYSFSKYFGVTGWRLGTLALHENNVFEKLINELPDDLKASVNKRYSDMSLNPDKISFMDRIVADSRMVALNHTAGLSTPQQVQMAFFSAFALIDKEDNYKGVNISICKRRQKLFYDALGVELIENKNDASYYVIFDIMKWATNNYGEDFANFIKDNYKPADMLFKLANNYSIVLLSGHGFFGPEWSVRVSLANLDDESYTFIGNSIKEVLSFYVYTWKKNK, from the coding sequence ATGCGCAGATATAACTTTAAAGAAATCAATGATGTTTATGGAAAAATTAGCCCTTTTGAATTTAAAGACAAGTTAATAAAGCTTGCTAAGTTCAGAGCTATGGAAAGCGGAAGGAGAGTTTTAGATGCTGGTCGTGGAAATCCAAACTGGACAGCAGCAACACCTCGTGAAGCATTTTTTACATTTGGGCAATTTGCAGTTAACGAAACTCGTAGAACTTGGAACGAAGGCGATTTAGCTGGTATGCCAAAAAAAGAAGGAATCGCTACTCGTTTTTATCAATATATTTATGACAATTTAAATATGCCTGGAGCTAATTTGGCTAAAGATATTGTTGATTATGGAATAGAAGAATTTGACTTTGATCCAGACTCTTGGGTATTTGAATTAGCTGATGCAATAATAGGTGATAACTATCCATCTCCTGATAGAATACTTGTTCATATAGAGCAAATAGTTACTAAGTATTTAATAAAAGAAATGAAATACGATACTAAAAAAGGTGGTCCTTTAAGCATCTTTGCGGTAGAAGGTGCAACAGCTGCTATGTGTTATATATTCGACTCTTTAATGGCTAATGAGTTATTAAGAAAAGGTGATAAAATAGCTATTATGACTCCTATATTTACACCTTATTTAGAAATACCACATTTACCAAGATATAACTTTGATGTAGTTTTTATAAATGCAGATGAAATAGATGAAAATAATAATCACACTTGGCAATATTCTAAAAAAGAATTAGAAAAACTTTATGATAAATCTATAAAAGCTTTATTTTTAGTTAACCCTAACAATCCAGCATCTATAGCATTAGATGAAAATAGCTGTAATAATTTAGTTGATGTTGTTACAAATCATCATCCTAACTTGATGATAATATCTGATGATGTTTATGGAACTTTTGTACCTGGTTTCAAATCTTTAATGGCTAGCTTACCTTATAACACTATAGGAGCTTATTCATTCTCTAAATACTTCGGTGTAACTGGTTGGCGTTTAGGTACTTTAGCTTTACATGAAAATAATGTATTTGAAAAACTTATAAATGAATTACCTGATGACTTAAAAGCATCTGTAAATAAACGTTATAGTGATATGAGTTTAAACCCAGATAAAATATCATTTATGGACAGAATAGTTGCAGATAGTAGAATGGTTGCACTTAACCATACTGCTGGTTTATCAACTCCTCAACAAGTTCAAATGGCATTTTTCTCAGCATTTGCTTTAATAGATAAAGAGGATAATTATAAAGGCGTAAATATATCTATATGTAAACGTAGACAAAAGCTTTTCTATGATGCTTTAGGAGTAGAGTTAATAGAAAACAAAAACGATGCTTCTTATTATGTAATATTCGATATAATGAAGTGGGCTACAAATAACTATGGTGAAGATTTTGCTAATTTTATAAAAGACAATTATAAGCCTGCAGACATGTTATTTAAGCTAGCTAACAATTACTCTATAGTTTTACTAAGTGGTCATGGATTCTTTGGTCCTGAGTGGTCTGTTAGGGTCTCATTAGCAAACTTAGATGATGAGTCTTATACATTCATAGGAAATTCAATAAAAGAAGTATTAAGCTTTTATGTATATACATGGAAAAAAAATAAATAA
- a CDS encoding sensor histidine kinase — MKYKCIEEDILKSSPTPYIVGEICKTTDKKNVIKINSISETLKNILATDETEIVGEEEFHILDENKNIDIFEHIISEKKVSVNIKNSNWNFELISTNLYDNNYVIWFVDKNEQIEHEINNKIRGDFFANLSHELRTPLNIIFSSLQVLDLKLNNIEKKEDQSITKYINMATQNTYRLLKLVNNLIDSNKITSGYFEYNPQNYDIVYFVESICQSIVDFAKQKNIEVIFDTDIEEKIISFDLDKMERIILNILSNSIKFTKEQGKIEIYIRESNKMLEIEISDDGIGIPQNKLNSIFERFKQVENNTIRSGEGSGIGLYLVKSLVDMHGGSIDVESELGLGTTFKISIPAELEEEYECNIIEKNLQNSYIEKIKVEFSDIYA; from the coding sequence ATGAAATATAAATGTATTGAGGAAGATATATTAAAATCCTCGCCTACTCCATATATAGTTGGAGAAATATGCAAAACAACAGATAAAAAAAATGTAATAAAAATCAATTCTATAAGTGAAACACTAAAAAACATTTTAGCTACGGATGAAACTGAAATAGTAGGCGAAGAAGAATTTCATATTTTAGATGAAAATAAAAACATAGATATATTTGAGCATATAATAAGTGAAAAAAAAGTAAGTGTTAATATTAAAAATAGTAACTGGAATTTTGAATTAATATCTACAAACTTATATGATAATAATTATGTAATTTGGTTTGTTGATAAAAATGAACAAATAGAACATGAGATTAACAATAAAATAAGAGGAGATTTTTTTGCTAATCTATCTCATGAACTTAGAACTCCATTAAACATAATTTTTAGTTCGCTTCAGGTTTTAGATTTAAAATTAAATAATATAGAAAAAAAAGAAGATCAATCAATCACAAAATACATAAATATGGCAACTCAAAATACCTACAGATTACTTAAACTAGTAAACAATCTAATTGATTCAAACAAAATAACATCTGGATACTTTGAATATAATCCTCAAAATTATGATATTGTATATTTTGTAGAAAGCATTTGTCAATCTATAGTAGACTTTGCTAAGCAAAAAAATATAGAAGTTATATTTGATACGGATATAGAAGAAAAAATAATTTCTTTCGACTTAGATAAAATGGAGCGAATAATATTAAATATATTATCTAATTCAATTAAGTTTACAAAAGAACAAGGAAAAATAGAAATTTATATAAGAGAATCAAATAAAATGTTAGAAATAGAAATATCTGATGATGGAATAGGAATACCTCAAAATAAACTGAATTCTATATTTGAAAGATTTAAACAAGTAGAAAATAATACAATAAGAAGTGGAGAAGGAAGTGGAATAGGTTTATATCTAGTGAAAAGCTTAGTTGACATGCATGGAGGATCTATAGATGTTGAGAGTGAACTTGGACTTGGAACAACATTTAAGATAAGTATACCTGCCGAATTAGAAGAAGAATATGAATGTAATATAATAGAAAAAAACCTACAAAATTCGTATATAGAAAAAATAAAAGTAGAATTTTCTGATATTTATGCATAA